The Staphylothermus marinus F1 genome has a segment encoding these proteins:
- a CDS encoding isopentenyl phosphate kinase, producing the protein MLYLNTSSDHDNIVFVKLGGSFITYKDKPYSINYVALKKTVDILSSVYGKTSILLGNGGGSFAHFVVEKYKMYDKKILLVNCHRVTRLLNSIIVDYLLDHGLLVSTMQTSAIIYGGVKGFESFIKPLKYLLRNNIIPSIYGECIIDENEVVRIMSTEEVFSILAKYINVSRIVLLTDVEGVYTCDPKKCDDAELIPRIDKSNIDTVLSRLNETMYMDETGSIYGKVKYMADLSENLEIPVFIVSGFDVENAVNAILYGKVSRGTVIDMS; encoded by the coding sequence GTGTTATACTTGAATACTAGCAGTGATCATGACAATATTGTTTTTGTCAAATTGGGTGGGAGCTTTATTACATATAAAGATAAGCCTTATAGCATAAACTATGTTGCTCTAAAGAAAACTGTTGATATTCTGAGTAGTGTTTATGGAAAAACCAGTATATTGCTTGGAAACGGTGGCGGAAGCTTCGCTCATTTCGTCGTTGAAAAATATAAGATGTATGATAAGAAGATTTTACTAGTTAATTGTCATAGAGTTACTCGATTATTAAATTCTATAATAGTTGACTACTTATTAGATCATGGATTGCTTGTTTCAACCATGCAGACTTCAGCAATAATATATGGAGGTGTAAAAGGTTTTGAATCATTTATTAAACCGTTAAAGTATTTGTTACGTAATAATATTATTCCAAGCATTTATGGTGAGTGTATTATTGACGAGAATGAAGTTGTTAGGATAATGTCGACTGAAGAGGTTTTCTCCATTCTTGCTAAATATATAAATGTTTCTAGAATAGTCTTGTTAACTGATGTTGAAGGAGTATATACTTGTGATCCTAAAAAATGTGATGATGCAGAATTAATACCTAGAATAGACAAGAGTAATATAGATACTGTTCTTTCAAGACTTAATGAGACAATGTATATGGATGAAACGGGAAGTATTTATGGAAAGGTAAAATATATGGCTGATCTCTCAGAAAATTTAGAGATACCGGTATTTATTGTATCGGGATTTGATGTCGAGAATGCTGTAAATGCTATATTGTATGGTAAAGTATCGAGGGGTACAGTGATAGATATGAGCTAA
- a CDS encoding ABC transporter substrate-binding protein codes for MKKLIVYLLLLAILLYPAYTGAIKPSISSIIVTDALDRTVVLNKTPEKVVSLAPSITEALFYLGLQKFIVGVDNISYTDPYFDIEEYVKNHNITPVGGYWWSAVSIEKILALNPDIVLADKGAHKPLLNVLEQYNITVVYLNGGSAKSIQDIYSDLGIIAQIFNVSSDKISGFINDLETEINKYHNLIAEKGAIKVLVVVGIYNGIWVAGKSTFIDDLLSRLGLINAAETIGWKAVNIETIAEWNPDIILVTSTGIDNESLKNAGLYDLGVPIVLLNQTITDALSRPGPLIINVPKLIYNIIDEHFGGNATTTTTTTTTTTTTTITTTTKTSIESPTTSSPSSPTQTSTENKEGEKGTDYITITILVVSAFIIGLLIGYALFRKTR; via the coding sequence ATGAAGAAGCTAATCGTATACTTACTATTACTGGCAATACTACTTTACCCAGCTTATACTGGAGCAATAAAACCCAGCATCTCCAGCATTATAGTAACAGATGCTCTAGATAGAACAGTAGTTTTAAACAAAACACCCGAAAAAGTAGTATCATTAGCTCCAAGCATAACTGAGGCATTATTCTATCTAGGATTACAAAAATTCATTGTCGGAGTCGATAACATATCATACACCGATCCATATTTTGACATCGAAGAATATGTTAAAAACCACAATATCACACCAGTCGGAGGATACTGGTGGAGTGCAGTCTCCATCGAGAAAATACTAGCGTTGAACCCGGATATAGTGCTTGCTGACAAAGGAGCGCATAAACCCTTACTAAACGTGTTAGAACAATATAATATCACAGTAGTATACCTCAATGGAGGCTCAGCTAAATCTATACAGGATATATATTCTGACTTGGGTATTATTGCACAAATATTCAATGTATCAAGTGATAAGATTTCAGGATTCATAAATGATCTTGAAACAGAAATCAATAAGTACCATAACTTAATCGCTGAGAAAGGAGCAATTAAAGTATTAGTTGTCGTAGGAATTTATAATGGAATATGGGTTGCAGGTAAATCAACATTCATAGATGACCTATTAAGCAGGCTAGGACTAATCAATGCTGCAGAAACAATTGGTTGGAAAGCAGTAAATATCGAAACTATTGCTGAATGGAATCCAGACATAATACTGGTTACAAGCACTGGGATCGATAATGAATCTCTGAAAAACGCTGGATTATATGATCTAGGAGTCCCCATAGTATTGCTTAATCAAACAATAACCGATGCACTAAGCAGGCCAGGCCCCTTAATAATCAATGTACCAAAACTGATCTATAACATTATAGATGAACATTTTGGAGGCAACGCAACGACAACTACAACCACTACAACAACTACTACGACAACAACCATTACCACTACGACCAAAACCAGTATAGAATCACCAACTACATCTTCACCAAGCAGTCCTACACAAACTTCTACAGAGAATAAAGAGGGAGAGAAAGGAACAGATTATATAACGATAACTATACTGGTCGTCTCAGCATTCATTATAGGCTTACTAATAGGTTACGCATTGTTTAGGAAAACAAGGTGA
- a CDS encoding FecCD family ABC transporter permease produces the protein MYTRTKFVLISTFLLILLFITIYFSIYEDHPVNDLVLKYRFYRVIEAVTAGFVLGFAGAYLQASLRNPLVDHYILGIGSGALFTVYLAYLLFASVQLIVYSSVAIIGGLTALAITVLIAESIGGGATSYVLAGLGVNSLFSGLSVLLSYFILTVNPYALYLLVGSFIVATPSYIPIILVSLILVATGYFPLAKPLNALILGDEYAYQLGYNPRIYRLATILIAGISSSLIVSCFGLIGFLGLVAPHIARLLIKSSDNRYVLFLSGLLASILLLITDDISRILLVSVTGEVPAGAIVSVFGAPFFLFLIVSRRRGGVR, from the coding sequence ATGTATACTAGGACAAAATTTGTTTTAATCTCTACTTTTTTACTCATCCTATTATTTATAACAATATATTTTTCCATATATGAAGATCATCCAGTAAACGATCTTGTTTTAAAATATAGGTTTTATAGAGTGATCGAAGCTGTTACAGCTGGTTTTGTACTTGGATTTGCTGGAGCATATTTACAGGCTAGTCTAAGAAACCCGCTTGTAGACCACTATATTCTAGGTATTGGTAGTGGAGCTCTTTTCACTGTTTATTTAGCTTACCTATTATTTGCATCTGTTCAGCTGATAGTTTATTCTTCAGTAGCTATTATTGGAGGATTAACTGCATTAGCGATCACAGTACTTATTGCTGAATCTATTGGGGGAGGAGCAACATCTTATGTATTAGCAGGTCTCGGCGTCAACTCATTATTTTCAGGCTTATCTGTTCTATTATCATACTTTATATTAACAGTTAACCCATACGCATTATACTTACTTGTAGGATCATTCATTGTTGCAACTCCTTCTTATATCCCAATAATACTTGTCTCCCTCATACTTGTTGCAACCGGTTATTTCCCACTAGCTAAGCCATTAAATGCTCTTATACTCGGTGATGAATATGCTTATCAACTAGGATATAATCCTAGAATATATCGTTTAGCAACTATTCTAATAGCTGGAATATCTTCTTCACTTATAGTTAGCTGTTTTGGACTCATCGGTTTTCTAGGATTAGTAGCACCACATATTGCTAGGTTATTGATAAAAAGCAGTGATAACCGATACGTATTGTTTTTATCAGGTCTACTAGCCTCAATACTATTATTGATAACCGATGATATCTCTAGAATACTCCTAGTATCCGTGACAGGAGAAGTTCCCGCGGGAGCAATAGTATCAGTTTTTGGCGCACCATTTTTTCTCTTCCTCATAGTTTCTCGTAGGAGAGGTGGGGTAAGATAA
- the cysS gene encoding cysteine--tRNA ligase: MYGIKIYNTLTRKIEEFKPVSPGFVKMYVCGPTVYDYNHIGHGRVYVVYDALKRYLALRGYHVLHVMNITDIDDKIINRAHQEKRDWREIAETYTRDYLESLGKLNVKVDLHPRVTEHIKEIIEFIQILIDKGYAYVAPSGSVYFEVDKYPEYGELSGRTNKELWSQEKEFISEKKKPYDFALWKAWKPGEPHWDAPWGKGRPGWHIECSVMSSRYLGRQFDIHGGGTDLIFPHHENERAQSEAAFGVKPWVKYWVHTGMVMMGSEKMSKSLGNIIPLREAFKEWGPETLRLWYLTSHYRRPLVFTEESIRQAQKYYERLVSVTNTIKKLSREAVSLHRMNDEDLKILEKLLEIRSRFHEALSNDFNTPQALAVISEFMTLVFKEIQYNPKYMLVLTAYKLLREFNTVLGVLDKYLVETPEELETLLDNVINIVVDIRRELRERKLYDLADRIRSELGKHGIILMDRGKETTWMRRK, from the coding sequence TTGTATGGGATCAAAATATATAATACGCTTACCAGGAAGATCGAGGAATTTAAACCGGTATCTCCCGGATTTGTTAAAATGTATGTTTGTGGACCAACAGTATATGATTATAACCATATAGGTCATGGAAGAGTATATGTTGTATATGATGCGTTGAAGAGATACCTTGCTCTTAGAGGATACCATGTTCTTCATGTGATGAATATTACTGATATAGATGACAAGATCATTAATAGAGCGCATCAAGAAAAACGTGACTGGAGAGAAATAGCTGAAACATATACGAGAGATTATCTTGAAAGCCTCGGGAAACTAAATGTGAAGGTAGATCTTCATCCCCGAGTAACAGAGCACATTAAAGAAATCATTGAGTTCATCCAAATACTAATAGATAAAGGATACGCATATGTTGCTCCAAGCGGGAGTGTCTATTTTGAAGTAGATAAGTATCCTGAATATGGAGAATTATCTGGGAGAACCAATAAGGAGTTGTGGAGCCAGGAAAAGGAATTTATTAGTGAGAAAAAGAAACCATACGATTTCGCATTATGGAAAGCATGGAAGCCCGGAGAACCACATTGGGATGCTCCATGGGGTAAGGGGAGGCCGGGATGGCATATTGAATGTAGCGTTATGAGTTCTAGGTATTTAGGCAGACAATTCGATATTCATGGTGGAGGAACTGATCTCATATTTCCACACCATGAGAATGAGAGAGCACAAAGTGAAGCAGCATTTGGTGTGAAGCCTTGGGTGAAGTACTGGGTTCACACTGGAATGGTTATGATGGGTAGTGAGAAGATGAGTAAGAGCTTGGGAAACATTATACCATTAAGGGAAGCATTCAAGGAGTGGGGTCCTGAAACACTGAGATTATGGTATTTAACAAGTCATTATAGGAGACCACTAGTGTTTACTGAGGAATCAATAAGACAGGCACAGAAATACTATGAGAGACTTGTATCAGTCACTAATACTATTAAGAAGCTGAGTAGAGAAGCAGTAAGTCTCCATAGGATGAATGATGAAGACTTAAAGATTCTCGAGAAACTATTAGAGATTAGATCAAGATTTCACGAAGCTTTATCGAATGATTTCAACACACCGCAAGCACTAGCTGTGATAAGCGAGTTTATGACTCTAGTGTTTAAGGAGATACAATATAATCCTAAATACATGTTAGTATTAACCGCCTACAAATTATTAAGGGAGTTCAATACAGTACTGGGAGTTCTAGATAAATATTTGGTTGAAACACCTGAAGAACTAGAAACCCTCCTAGATAATGTGATCAATATAGTTGTAGATATTAGAAGGGAGCTTCGTGAAAGAAAACTATATGATCTAGCTGACCGTATAAGAAGTGAGCTAGGAAAACATGGAATAATACTTATGGATCGAGGAAAGGAAACAACGTGGATGAGGAGAAAATAA
- a CDS encoding purine-nucleoside phosphorylase gives MSEKTLPHIKAKPGEIAENVIAVGDPGRVKILAELLDDYKVVNEHRGLLVITGNYKDIRVTIATHGMGCPSAAIVFEELGMLGARKITRLGTAGGMREDLEIGDIVVATGAAYTRGGCGLGQYMPEACAPTSPDPVLTTKIMEKLGETGTRFYAGPVFSSDAFYAEDPGFAKKWNSRGVIAVEMEAAILFALGWMRNWRTAAVLVISDNLLSEKEEFATSEELKEKINIAAKAVLEAYRSL, from the coding sequence ATGAGTGAGAAAACTCTTCCCCACATAAAAGCTAAACCTGGAGAAATAGCTGAAAACGTTATAGCAGTAGGTGATCCTGGGAGGGTAAAGATTCTTGCAGAATTATTAGATGATTACAAAGTTGTTAATGAGCATCGAGGATTACTTGTTATAACCGGTAACTACAAGGATATCCGGGTGACTATTGCAACACATGGAATGGGCTGTCCCTCAGCAGCCATAGTATTCGAAGAACTAGGAATGCTTGGAGCCAGAAAAATTACGAGGCTTGGAACAGCAGGGGGTATGAGAGAGGATTTAGAGATAGGAGATATAGTAGTAGCTACTGGAGCAGCATATACGAGAGGCGGATGCGGTCTAGGACAATACATGCCTGAAGCATGCGCACCGACTTCTCCAGACCCAGTATTAACTACTAAGATCATGGAGAAGCTGGGGGAAACAGGTACTAGATTCTATGCTGGACCAGTATTTAGCAGTGATGCCTTCTACGCTGAAGACCCAGGATTTGCCAAGAAATGGAATAGTAGAGGAGTTATAGCTGTCGAGATGGAGGCAGCAATACTTTTCGCACTTGGATGGATGCGTAATTGGAGAACAGCTGCTGTACTAGTAATAAGCGATAATTTATTATCGGAAAAAGAAGAATTCGCTACAAGCGAAGAGCTCAAAGAAAAAATAAATATAGCAGCAAAAGCTGTTCTGGAAGCATATAGAAGCCTTTAA
- the dph5 gene encoding diphthine synthase, whose translation MLYFIGLGLSIKHLTLEAIDALRDVEKIYVDTYTNIVPDFSLDKLVSLVGEEKEFVMAKREFLEGKNIHFIVEEASKKNIAILVPGDPFIATTHDAIRVEALRRGIKVKVINGLSIYSLAPSRTGLQAYKFGKTVTLVYPEYFKPYSTIETIYDNLDRNLHTLLLLDLKIEENKAMTIPEAVDILIDLDERGVLENIIGVGLAQLGSSMEKIVADRLADLKNYTYPPPPHSIIIVAKPHPIELDNLHYVCGLPEHIYRRYSVSKTYP comes from the coding sequence ATGCTCTACTTCATAGGCTTAGGTTTATCAATAAAACATTTAACTCTAGAAGCAATTGATGCGTTGAGAGATGTGGAGAAAATATATGTTGATACATATACTAATATTGTGCCGGATTTCTCGCTTGACAAACTAGTTAGTCTAGTGGGTGAAGAAAAAGAATTTGTGATGGCTAAAAGAGAGTTTCTCGAGGGGAAAAACATACATTTTATCGTTGAAGAAGCATCTAAGAAAAATATCGCTATTCTTGTTCCAGGAGATCCCTTCATAGCTACTACTCACGACGCCATAAGGGTTGAAGCATTAAGAAGAGGGATAAAGGTAAAGGTTATTAATGGTTTATCTATTTATTCATTAGCTCCTTCAAGAACAGGTCTTCAAGCCTATAAATTTGGTAAAACAGTGACTCTGGTTTATCCTGAATATTTTAAACCATATTCTACTATTGAAACAATATATGATAATCTAGATAGAAACCTGCATACTCTTCTTCTCCTAGACTTAAAGATTGAAGAAAACAAGGCTATGACTATTCCCGAAGCAGTCGATATACTTATTGATCTGGATGAAAGAGGGGTTTTAGAAAATATTATAGGAGTGGGCTTAGCACAACTAGGATCGTCTATGGAGAAAATAGTTGCTGATCGATTAGCTGATTTGAAAAACTATACTTACCCCCCGCCTCCCCACTCTATAATAATCGTTGCTAAGCCCCATCCCATCGAGCTTGATAATCTACACTATGTTTGTGGATTGCCCGAACATATTTATCGAAGATACAGTGTTTCAAAGACTTATCCATAA
- a CDS encoding glycosyltransferase: MADRNVLFLSRECSFIDDFIYDKLVKENFNVEFVDLTSIYEHIKGVELVKRFKIFFKLFLEIVKRADNHGFIICSPVDSWFLSLVFSLVISTPRKAVIIIPPSPKHIFGFIRLFKLYLFRFSLFLLRLFGVNTLLVFTTPYEKEYLETIVRSRNYVYIPLIEPRVSKVRELIYSDKPLMIISYDDWINNQVFYNALEIFRELGLQARYIIISSKPIVHECRGNYNVICIYSDDVSEIIKRSTIVIVKNASPESNRILVEAIMNGRPVISSKEIGMAHIYSDTELIVFLNKWTLEAFTDTVLRILNRIDYFKKASLKNIPTPLKSDYGIYVLIDFLKN; encoded by the coding sequence ATGGCTGATAGGAACGTATTATTTTTATCTAGAGAATGTAGTTTTATAGATGATTTCATCTATGATAAGCTTGTAAAGGAGAATTTTAACGTCGAATTCGTTGATCTCACAAGTATTTATGAACACATTAAGGGCGTTGAACTAGTTAAGCGTTTTAAAATATTTTTTAAACTATTTCTAGAAATAGTTAAGCGAGCCGATAATCATGGTTTCATTATATGTTCTCCGGTTGATTCTTGGTTTCTGTCCCTAGTTTTCAGCCTAGTCATTTCTACGCCGAGGAAAGCAGTAATTATAATACCTCCGAGTCCGAAGCATATATTTGGTTTTATAAGGTTGTTTAAACTATATTTGTTCAGATTTTCCCTTTTCCTACTAAGATTATTTGGAGTAAATACTTTATTGGTATTCACTACACCCTACGAGAAAGAATATCTGGAGACTATTGTTAGGAGCCGTAATTATGTATATATACCGCTGATAGAGCCTCGCGTATCTAAGGTTAGAGAACTTATTTATAGTGATAAACCATTGATGATTATTTCCTATGATGACTGGATAAATAATCAAGTATTCTATAATGCTTTAGAAATATTTAGAGAACTTGGCTTACAGGCTAGATACATTATAATTAGTTCTAAACCAATTGTTCATGAATGTAGGGGAAACTATAATGTTATATGTATATATAGCGACGATGTCTCCGAGATCATAAAACGTTCTACAATAGTTATTGTAAAGAATGCTAGTCCAGAATCAAATAGAATACTTGTAGAAGCAATAATGAATGGTAGACCAGTTATTTCCTCGAAGGAAATAGGTATGGCTCACATATATAGTGATACTGAGCTCATAGTATTTCTCAATAAATGGACCTTGGAGGCATTTACGGATACAGTACTAAGAATTCTGAATAGAATAGATTACTTCAAGAAAGCAAGTTTGAAGAATATACCCACACCTCTGAAAAGTGATTATGGCATATATGTCCTAATAGACTTTCTAAAGAATTAA
- a CDS encoding recombinase RecB: MSLSAKRKWRSSEEIALQFLEQQGFKIIDKHVKVKIEGVEVSEIDAIVEDEKGEKYAVEIKAGTIDVNGIRQAYVNAQLVGYKPLIVAKGFADDSAAALADKLGIKVYQLKDYYLVEAEELETLVKASINNIIQELLDILLTEKKLSPEEYDFLEEIATTKTIKELADKHNTTINDVARKIRRLQKKGVLSYKHKNYQYLRLEAQLLVLRENIRRIINKINLILDQINSSLKTMKN; this comes from the coding sequence TTGAGTTTATCAGCTAAACGTAAATGGAGAAGTAGCGAAGAAATAGCGCTCCAGTTCCTAGAGCAACAAGGATTTAAGATTATAGATAAACACGTCAAGGTAAAAATAGAAGGTGTAGAAGTATCAGAGATCGATGCTATAGTTGAGGATGAAAAAGGCGAGAAATACGCTGTAGAAATCAAGGCTGGAACAATAGATGTAAACGGTATAAGACAAGCCTATGTTAACGCACAGCTAGTAGGGTATAAGCCCCTCATAGTAGCTAAGGGATTCGCAGATGATTCAGCAGCAGCTTTAGCAGATAAGCTTGGAATCAAGGTTTACCAACTCAAAGACTATTACTTGGTAGAAGCAGAAGAACTAGAGACACTTGTAAAAGCATCAATAAACAATATTATACAAGAACTACTAGACATATTATTGACAGAGAAAAAACTAAGTCCTGAAGAATATGATTTCCTAGAAGAAATTGCTACAACTAAAACAATAAAGGAACTAGCAGATAAACATAACACTACAATAAATGATGTAGCAAGAAAAATAAGGAGACTACAGAAAAAAGGAGTACTAAGCTATAAACATAAGAACTATCAATACCTACGCTTAGAAGCACAACTACTTGTTCTCCGAGAAAACATAAGAAGAATAATAAACAAAATAAACCTCATATTAGATCAAATAAACAGCTCATTAAAAACAATGAAAAACTAA
- a CDS encoding adenosine-specific kinase, with protein MNSNIKIHVLNIPVPEGTNIIIGRSHFIKTVEDIYEALVTSVPGIKFGLAFIEASGKRLIRWEANDEDLKKHAIDAALKIGAGHVFVLYIKNAWPINILNTLKHVQEVVNIYVATANPVQVIVAETDQGRAVIGVVDGYTPLGVEGDDDRRERHEFLRKIGYKK; from the coding sequence ATGAACTCGAATATTAAAATTCATGTTCTCAATATTCCGGTTCCTGAGGGTACAAACATAATCATCGGTAGAAGTCATTTTATTAAGACAGTAGAGGATATATATGAAGCTCTCGTAACAAGTGTTCCCGGAATAAAGTTTGGTTTAGCATTTATTGAGGCAAGCGGTAAGAGATTGATTAGGTGGGAAGCTAATGATGAGGATTTAAAGAAACATGCTATTGATGCCGCTTTAAAGATTGGTGCCGGCCACGTATTTGTATTGTATATTAAGAATGCTTGGCCAATAAATATATTGAATACGTTGAAACATGTCCAAGAAGTTGTCAATATATATGTAGCTACAGCTAATCCTGTCCAGGTAATTGTTGCGGAGACTGATCAGGGAAGAGCTGTTATTGGAGTAGTGGATGGATACACTCCTCTAGGAGTAGAGGGAGACGATGATCGTAGGGAGAGACATGAATTCTTAAGAAAGATTGGTTATAAAAAATAA
- a CDS encoding radical SAM protein has product MVNILQLKNQLRKTIASKLTSKEIHEAIRDHHARRKPRPCGMTIHTGIGCSLRCTYCYIEDMGFNWIVKPYPLTGLQLVYALLYNPYFVPGEYGTLIAIGSVTEPFLGVTREKTFEYIEAIATYLKNPIQFSTKMYLTRRDAYRLKQLDPGISPLITIITIKYKDKLEPLAPPPEKRFETIKNLRSTGLKPILFLRPIIPGIIEEEYVEILEKARDSGAVGVVVGSLRVTNRILDRLRKAGLDIGEIIRRLPRKPRGREQVPISTRDLKEEIIRYARKIGLIAFPEACMANIYTHGRICWKMIYHNIVVPGLEPPQIRMDELKKMAEENNVVLRKIIREKYFLKMLLEGDHISKALFSEYVKCRFGYCVRILGSNR; this is encoded by the coding sequence TTGGTAAACATACTTCAACTAAAAAATCAATTGAGAAAAACCATTGCTTCAAAGCTTACATCTAAAGAAATACATGAAGCTATAAGAGATCACCATGCTAGGAGAAAACCTAGACCATGTGGAATGACTATACATACAGGCATAGGATGCAGTCTTAGATGCACTTATTGCTATATAGAAGACATGGGGTTTAATTGGATAGTTAAACCATATCCATTAACAGGTTTACAACTAGTATATGCATTACTGTATAACCCATACTTTGTACCAGGAGAATATGGGACACTAATAGCAATAGGATCAGTAACCGAACCATTCCTCGGAGTAACTCGTGAAAAAACCTTCGAGTACATAGAAGCTATTGCAACCTATCTGAAAAACCCAATACAATTCTCAACAAAAATGTATCTAACCAGAAGAGATGCATATAGATTAAAACAATTAGACCCGGGCATATCTCCACTAATAACAATAATAACTATTAAATACAAGGATAAACTAGAACCACTAGCTCCACCTCCCGAGAAAAGATTTGAGACAATAAAAAATCTTAGAAGCACGGGATTAAAACCGATATTATTCCTTAGACCAATCATACCAGGAATTATAGAGGAAGAATATGTGGAGATCTTGGAGAAAGCTAGGGATAGTGGAGCAGTAGGAGTCGTTGTGGGATCATTAAGGGTTACAAACAGGATCCTAGATAGATTGAGAAAAGCAGGGCTAGATATAGGAGAAATAATTCGTAGGCTCCCTAGAAAACCACGTGGTAGGGAGCAGGTTCCAATAAGTACTAGAGACCTCAAAGAAGAAATAATCAGATATGCTAGAAAAATAGGATTAATAGCCTTCCCAGAAGCTTGTATGGCTAATATTTATACACATGGACGCATATGTTGGAAAATGATATATCATAATATAGTGGTCCCAGGATTAGAGCCTCCTCAGATAAGGATGGATGAATTGAAAAAGATGGCTGAAGAAAACAATGTTGTTCTTAGAAAAATTATTAGGGAAAAATATTTTCTAAAAATGCTTCTTGAAGGAGACCATATTAGTAAAGCATTATTTTCAGAATATGTGAAATGTAGGTTTGGATACTGTGTGAGAATACTTGGATCTAATAGGTGA
- a CDS encoding TRAM domain-containing protein, translating to MARHKARKHKWNPYTSEVQRFSVYPRIQTPKEESVRVGETFTVSINDVDEKGRGIANYRGKRIIVYNASLGSRVKVKAIKVVGDTVYAQIVETLSEADTEY from the coding sequence GTGGCTAGGCATAAAGCAAGAAAACATAAATGGAATCCATATACAAGCGAGGTTCAACGCTTCAGCGTCTATCCTAGGATACAAACGCCAAAAGAGGAATCAGTTAGGGTAGGTGAAACATTTACTGTTTCTATAAATGATGTCGATGAGAAGGGAAGGGGAATAGCTAATTATAGAGGTAAAAGGATCATAGTATACAACGCGAGTCTAGGATCAAGAGTTAAGGTTAAAGCAATAAAAGTAGTTGGCGACACAGTATATGCACAAATAGTTGAAACGCTCAGCGAGGCTGATACAGAATATTAA
- a CDS encoding HAD-IB family phosphatase — protein sequence MKNRSGWLRIKKNNYFGLVVFDCDGVLTNHHSSWALLHEYFGSKDNRYFAELYRRDLISYLDWMKIDIALMIHSYGKPIHRREVVEALSRIKIVPQAKQVFQKLKNMGFTIGVVSSGVDILVKRACKELGSDFCLYNELLFVDDELIPGGKPNVPLKEKPRIIKQLAEQYGLTMDLVTYIGDSVWDIPVFKEVGLSIAIEPCGNACSEADYSVKNLLDTLKIIENYYKKKSSNL from the coding sequence TTGAAGAATCGATCGGGGTGGCTGAGAATAAAGAAAAATAACTATTTTGGATTAGTAGTTTTTGATTGCGACGGTGTATTAACTAATCATCATAGTAGTTGGGCTTTACTACATGAGTATTTTGGCAGTAAAGATAATAGATACTTCGCAGAACTATATAGGAGAGATTTGATAAGCTATCTAGACTGGATGAAAATAGATATAGCATTAATGATCCATAGCTACGGTAAACCTATACATAGAAGAGAAGTTGTAGAAGCACTTAGCCGAATAAAAATAGTGCCGCAAGCTAAGCAAGTCTTTCAAAAACTCAAAAATATGGGTTTTACAATTGGTGTTGTTAGTAGTGGTGTAGATATTCTTGTTAAACGAGCATGTAAAGAGCTGGGCAGTGATTTCTGTTTATATAATGAATTATTATTCGTAGATGATGAACTAATACCTGGTGGAAAACCAAACGTTCCACTAAAAGAAAAACCTAGAATAATTAAGCAATTAGCAGAACAATATGGTTTAACAATGGATCTTGTGACATATATTGGTGATAGTGTATGGGATATTCCAGTCTTCAAAGAAGTTGGATTATCAATTGCTATCGAACCATGCGGTAATGCTTGTAGTGAAGCTGATTATTCTGTTAAAAACCTACTAGATACATTGAAGATTATCGAGAATTACTATAAGAAAAAATCTTCTAACCTTTAA